A stretch of the Porifericola rhodea genome encodes the following:
- a CDS encoding ABC transporter permease: MYKSHLVLAWRNLLKNKTYAAINLIGLTLGISCSLLVLLFIYEELQYDQHYSEAESIYRLNYQYKNDIYAITGFVNWWDANRDEQLLKVAALEGLSGVEEVAQFNATHSSTMSKQPIYLSVTNALGEDKKFTEKEVLLSNTGSALYNIFQWELVYGNKAQSFNGPYSAILTSATAERYFGADWKNRIASQSLNWNNQEYPVNAVIEVGDNNTHFDFEVILITPEIPSWGAYLYLKLSPNAQLSKVNEQLNRQLELIEPEILNNPDEKGSYLQAITDIHFSNNILYELKPKGEIQYLYVFGVIGMIILSITITNYINLSVALYSRRKSEIGMRKVMGAPRETITIQFLTEAALLCTISLPLSLLLLELSLPYFNQIMNLDLKNMYLQSLPGFLGVLAFTVSIGLIAGLYPALLLSGRNVLDLIRNQTGGVRERFSLRRVMFIFQFTLLIALASATILVNEQLRYINHKNLGFRKEGIITFNPVSSANYQHIKNRLLSYSHFSHIGQGMVPGLEMTDNTSYKITGSEQVYDNAGFWEMDWDAVKTLGIEISGIKESNAPNEVIILNQYSATNLMEQLGLDDKEQLLGRSISTHLEYQNEDESFGRNYVIGGFVEDLHLLSLKEKISPMLIKVDKNPDMIYWMIMRIDTDRLSESLNILKDIYDETITDVPLEINFLESSLEQLYEQEQRVANLSFYLSIIAIVIALLGLMSMSAYLVSLRTREIGIRKVMGASVLELLMLLSKEFIMMVCVATLIATPFAYIFVDRWLSDFAYRIDVDIWVFLFTGFMTLCIAVAVVILQTVKTANSKPAITLKAD, from the coding sequence CTGTTTATTTACGAAGAATTACAATACGATCAGCACTATTCTGAGGCAGAAAGCATTTACAGACTTAACTATCAATACAAGAATGATATATATGCAATTACTGGTTTTGTAAACTGGTGGGATGCTAACAGAGATGAGCAATTACTTAAGGTTGCTGCACTGGAAGGCCTAAGTGGAGTGGAAGAGGTGGCTCAGTTTAACGCTACACATAGTAGTACCATGAGCAAGCAACCTATTTATCTCTCGGTAACAAATGCTCTGGGTGAAGATAAAAAATTTACTGAAAAAGAAGTTTTATTAAGTAATACCGGTTCTGCACTTTACAACATATTTCAATGGGAACTGGTATATGGAAACAAAGCACAAAGCTTCAACGGACCTTATAGTGCCATTCTCACATCAGCTACTGCTGAAAGATATTTTGGTGCAGACTGGAAAAATAGAATTGCATCACAATCGCTCAACTGGAATAATCAGGAGTATCCCGTAAATGCTGTTATTGAGGTAGGAGACAACAATACGCATTTTGATTTTGAAGTTATCCTCATCACTCCCGAGATACCTTCTTGGGGTGCCTATTTGTATCTTAAGTTGTCTCCGAACGCTCAGCTTTCCAAAGTAAATGAGCAGCTTAACCGACAATTGGAGCTGATAGAGCCTGAAATTCTAAATAACCCCGATGAAAAAGGTAGCTATTTGCAAGCCATCACTGACATACATTTTTCTAATAACATCCTCTATGAATTAAAACCCAAAGGTGAGATTCAATACCTCTATGTTTTTGGTGTTATTGGAATGATCATCCTATCTATCACTATTACCAATTATATAAACCTTTCTGTAGCCTTATACTCAAGGCGTAAAAGTGAAATAGGCATGCGTAAGGTGATGGGAGCCCCTCGTGAAACCATAACTATACAATTTTTAACAGAAGCTGCCTTATTATGTACTATCAGCTTACCCCTCTCTTTGTTATTGCTTGAGCTAAGCTTACCTTACTTTAATCAGATTATGAATCTGGACCTGAAGAATATGTACCTGCAATCTCTGCCAGGTTTTTTGGGTGTATTAGCATTTACTGTTTCTATAGGTTTGATTGCCGGCTTATATCCCGCATTGCTTCTTTCAGGCCGTAATGTGCTGGATCTGATCAGAAACCAGACGGGAGGTGTAAGAGAGCGTTTCTCACTTCGCAGAGTGATGTTTATCTTTCAATTTACCCTATTAATCGCCCTGGCTTCTGCCACGATATTGGTAAATGAGCAATTGCGGTATATTAACCACAAAAATCTGGGCTTCAGAAAAGAGGGTATCATCACTTTTAATCCGGTAAGCTCTGCCAACTATCAGCACATCAAGAACAGACTGCTGTCTTATTCTCACTTCTCTCACATTGGGCAGGGAATGGTGCCTGGCCTGGAAATGACGGACAATACCTCTTACAAAATTACGGGTAGCGAGCAGGTTTACGATAATGCAGGTTTTTGGGAGATGGACTGGGATGCTGTGAAAACTCTGGGAATAGAGATTTCGGGCATTAAGGAGAGTAATGCTCCTAACGAAGTTATCATACTTAACCAGTATTCTGCAACTAATCTAATGGAACAACTGGGGTTGGATGATAAAGAGCAACTGCTAGGTCGTAGTATAAGTACGCATCTGGAGTACCAGAATGAAGATGAGTCATTTGGCAGAAATTACGTAATTGGAGGCTTTGTAGAAGATCTTCATTTGCTTTCTTTAAAAGAAAAAATTAGTCCAATGCTCATCAAAGTAGATAAGAATCCTGATATGATCTACTGGATGATCATGCGTATAGATACCGATCGCCTTTCTGAGTCTTTGAACATACTAAAAGATATCTATGACGAAACTATTACTGATGTTCCTCTGGAGATCAATTTTTTGGAAAGTAGTCTGGAGCAGTTGTACGAGCAGGAGCAAAGGGTAGCTAACCTATCTTTTTACCTGAGTATCATCGCGATAGTCATAGCCTTATTGGGTTTAATGTCCATGTCTGCTTATCTTGTAAGTCTAAGGACCAGAGAAATCGGTATCAGAAAAGTGATGGGTGCATCGGTACTAGAGCTATTGATGCTACTTAGCAAAGAATTTATTATGATGGTATGCGTCGCCACTTTAATAGCGACACCTTTCGCATACATATTTGTTGACCGTTGGCTCTCAGATTTTGCTTATCGTATAGATGTAGACATCTGGGTATTTTTGTTTACCGGCTTCATGACTTTGTGTATTGCAGTGGCGGTCGTCATACTACAAACCGTCAAAACCGCTAACTCTAAGCCTGCTATTACGCTTAAAGCAGACTAG